From a single Streptomyces misionensis genomic region:
- a CDS encoding ATP-binding protein, translated as MNPQISTPLKELVQRLSATPRGARLARRLTASSLASWGYPYGSDPNETAQLLVSELATNAVTHGRVPGRDFELRLTLPPEADALRIEVSDARGERRLQMLRGAPQDEHGRGLILVEALSRKWGVEERVVGKTVWAEIPLWPGTGKRGGPGTP; from the coding sequence GTGAATCCGCAAATCTCCACCCCCCTGAAAGAGTTGGTCCAGCGGCTCAGCGCCACCCCCCGCGGCGCCCGGCTGGCCCGGCGGCTCACCGCCTCCTCGCTCGCGAGTTGGGGATACCCCTACGGGAGCGATCCGAACGAGACCGCCCAGCTCCTCGTCTCCGAGCTGGCGACCAACGCCGTCACCCACGGCCGGGTGCCCGGCCGGGACTTCGAGCTGAGGCTGACGCTGCCGCCCGAGGCGGACGCGCTGCGCATCGAGGTGAGCGACGCGCGGGGGGAACGCCGTCTGCAGATGCTGCGCGGGGCGCCGCAGGACGAGCACGGCCGGGGACTGATCCTCGTGGAGGCGCTGTCGCGCAAGTGGGGCGTCGAGGAGCGGGTCGTCGGCAAGACGGTGTGGGCCGAGATCCCGCTGTGGCCCGGCACGGGAAAGCGGGGCGGCCCCGGAACGCCGTAG
- a CDS encoding helix-turn-helix domain-containing protein gives MAEERERRPETPAEANGAVAVFVLLGKQLKLLRERAGLSQREFGALVGYGPDQISAMERGVRTPRPEFLIKADEILNASEMLVAVIPDVEEAMSRARTRHPEWYRDHAATEAEAEELHHYCNHVMHGLLQTEAHARVLFAKRRPFLSDETIEKRVADRLSRQQVFERWPAPVVSYILEEVVLDRPIGGPRVHADQLRRLLTLGDRQNVEIQVMPTKVEEHPNLDSAFNLLVPKGHAQVAYLEAQGHPQLITDRDEVRKIADRYGIMRAMALSPMESRALIAQKLEEL, from the coding sequence GTGGCGGAGGAGCGGGAGCGGAGGCCGGAGACGCCGGCGGAGGCGAACGGGGCGGTGGCGGTCTTCGTCCTCCTGGGCAAGCAGTTGAAGTTGCTGCGGGAGCGGGCAGGACTCAGTCAACGGGAGTTCGGAGCGTTGGTGGGCTACGGCCCCGACCAGATCTCCGCCATGGAGAGGGGAGTGCGCACACCAAGGCCGGAGTTCCTGATCAAGGCGGACGAAATCTTGAACGCCAGCGAGATGCTGGTCGCAGTCATCCCCGACGTGGAGGAGGCGATGAGCCGCGCACGGACACGTCATCCCGAGTGGTACCGGGATCACGCCGCTACGGAGGCGGAGGCGGAGGAACTGCACCATTACTGCAACCACGTCATGCACGGCCTGCTCCAGACCGAGGCCCACGCGCGGGTCCTGTTCGCCAAGCGACGGCCGTTCCTCAGCGACGAGACCATCGAGAAGCGGGTGGCTGATCGGCTTTCGCGTCAACAAGTCTTCGAACGCTGGCCCGCGCCCGTCGTGAGTTACATCCTCGAAGAGGTGGTACTCGACCGGCCGATCGGAGGGCCGAGGGTTCATGCGGACCAACTGCGACGTCTGCTGACGCTCGGGGACAGGCAGAACGTCGAGATCCAGGTGATGCCGACCAAGGTCGAGGAACACCCCAACCTGGACAGCGCGTTCAATCTCCTGGTGCCGAAAGGCCACGCGCAGGTGGCGTACCTGGAAGCGCAGGGGCACCCGCAGCTGATTACCGACCGAGACGAGGTCCGGAAGATCGCAGACCGCTATGGGATCATGCGCGCGATGGCGCTGAGCCCCATGGAGTCCCGCGCTCTGATCGCGCAGAAGCTGGAGGAGCTATGA
- a CDS encoding DUF397 domain-containing protein — protein sequence MSTEDLAWFKSSYSSGEGGDCVEVAEHPTAIHIRDSKRPAAPHLTVTPATWAAFLAAARVAAR from the coding sequence ATGAGTACCGAGGACCTGGCCTGGTTCAAGTCCAGCTACAGCAGCGGTGAGGGCGGTGATTGCGTCGAGGTCGCCGAACACCCCACCGCCATCCACATCCGCGACTCGAAACGCCCTGCCGCCCCCCACCTCACCGTCACCCCCGCCACCTGGGCCGCCTTTCTCGCGGCTGCCCGAGTCGCGGCAAGGTGA
- a CDS encoding AfsR/SARP family transcriptional regulator: MLKFSILGALQVRTVSGPAEISGDLQRTLVQTLLVSEGQPVSGEGLVEEMWGEAVPDNQANALQAHVSRLRRKLKALEPGRPVSRVTIHPSGYRLTVEEGELDAAEFVRTVREAESCSAYDAEGTARMLGQALSLWRGPVFGGFPGGTLCQLAGARYEEYRMRAMELRFDAELRLGRHAAVLAELAEAHSNHPLRERFCEQLMVALYCSGRQADALDVYRRMRRQLDEELGIQPSPALRRVESAILRHDPALVGDARSTLLQIA, encoded by the coding sequence ATGCTGAAGTTCTCGATTCTCGGGGCACTGCAGGTCCGCACCGTGTCCGGCCCTGCGGAGATCTCCGGCGACCTGCAACGAACCCTCGTGCAGACGCTGCTGGTCAGCGAGGGACAGCCGGTGTCCGGTGAGGGGCTGGTCGAGGAGATGTGGGGTGAGGCCGTACCCGACAACCAGGCCAACGCCCTCCAGGCGCATGTGAGCCGACTGCGAAGGAAGCTGAAAGCCCTGGAACCGGGGCGTCCGGTATCTCGAGTGACGATTCATCCCTCCGGATACCGGCTCACCGTGGAGGAGGGAGAACTGGACGCGGCCGAGTTCGTACGGACCGTGCGCGAAGCGGAATCGTGCTCGGCGTACGACGCGGAAGGCACCGCCCGGATGCTCGGACAGGCCCTCTCGCTGTGGCGCGGACCGGTCTTCGGAGGGTTCCCCGGAGGCACCCTCTGCCAGTTGGCCGGCGCCCGGTACGAGGAGTACCGGATGCGGGCCATGGAACTGCGATTCGACGCGGAACTGCGGCTCGGACGGCATGCGGCCGTCCTCGCCGAACTGGCCGAGGCCCACTCCAACCACCCGCTGCGGGAGCGTTTCTGCGAGCAGCTGATGGTCGCCCTGTACTGCTCGGGACGGCAGGCCGACGCCCTCGACGTGTACCGCCGGATGCGCCGCCAGCTCGACGAGGAACTCGGCATCCAGCCCTCGCCCGCGCTGCGCCGCGTGGAGAGCGCGATACTCCGTCATGATCCCGCTCTGGTCGGTGATGCGCGTTCCACCCTCCTCCAGATCGCCTGA
- a CDS encoding AfsR/SARP family transcriptional regulator yields MRFNILGSLEGWCGERRLRLGSPTQERVLVTLLLEPGRMVPMSRLIAAAWDDEPPQTASHQIRKCVAALRTRIPDGAALIVTDGAGYRAMLGEHQLDLHEFTEWSRQARQAVAAGRPEDAVGHLRACLDLWRGPVMAGAGGSVISAASAALEERHMAVAEQYFELQLELGQSGELVGPLRELVTAHPLRETLRGRLMVALYRAGRQAEALEEFGRVRDLLVEELGIDPGAELTRLYEAILRDSPEVAPRVPQSVADRAALLVPAPYTTQSSGTEPAPCTLPYDLPDFTGRDDELARLITVGRAPAGGGARIVGVDGMGGSGKTALAVHAAHLLAPDYPDGQLFVDLRGFSPGEKAQEPGAVLHSLLHTLGIPDDRIPDDLERRTTFWRTVSAQRKLLLLLDNAADAAQVRPLLPASEGCLAILTSRVRMLDLDGSEWLSLGLLSAGDSTTLLTRMLGAGRTAAEPRAVDQLARLCGGLPLALRITTARLRNRPRWTVQYLVDRLADETRRLRELSAGERSVEATLRLSYQAMDEDQRGAFRVLGLHPGSAIDVHSAAALLGTDGRDAEDILEGLLDAHLLEQHEAGLYGFHDLVRTYALSVREVEDDEEAAAERLVAYYIQATDLACETLFPGRSRYGDAPADLADLPRLDDGEQALRWFDREYEALLAVVARAGTQGLHRPAALLARNLLFYLDLRGRYEEFRVVGRIGVAACRQLDDPALLGISLCNLAVAHWWLGDFQDGITTAQEGLEHSSGSDPRSEAMCLDVLGLLHGSLGNFEQARAYLDQGIALHRELGLSRMEAQALVNLSTVQIWTGHYAEGARNAARATELNRRLGERSNEIHSLTFLALAHLGTGEDERARACLAQALELCDESRKPANVAVVLAHWARVCQRLGDVRSAAEHAERALDLVSAEGTALRQATVSNVVGLVHLRSGAPDRAMELHGQAHELASRHGYRIEIAHALHGMAEAAQALDDEKTAERHHAQAKALYDAMGVTEAGRRL; encoded by the coding sequence GTGCGCTTCAACATCCTGGGCTCGCTGGAAGGCTGGTGCGGCGAGCGCCGGTTGCGGCTCGGCAGCCCGACCCAGGAACGTGTTCTGGTCACCCTGCTCCTCGAACCCGGCCGCATGGTGCCGATGTCCCGGCTGATCGCCGCGGCCTGGGACGACGAGCCACCGCAGACGGCGAGCCACCAGATCCGCAAGTGCGTCGCCGCGCTGCGCACCCGCATCCCGGACGGCGCGGCGCTGATCGTCACCGACGGGGCCGGCTACCGCGCCATGCTCGGCGAACACCAGCTGGACCTGCACGAGTTCACCGAATGGTCCAGACAGGCCAGGCAGGCGGTGGCGGCCGGGCGGCCCGAGGACGCCGTCGGGCATCTGCGGGCCTGTCTCGACCTGTGGCGCGGCCCGGTGATGGCGGGCGCGGGCGGCTCGGTGATCAGCGCGGCCTCGGCGGCGCTGGAGGAGCGCCATATGGCGGTCGCCGAGCAGTACTTCGAACTCCAGCTTGAACTGGGCCAGTCCGGCGAACTGGTCGGCCCGCTGCGCGAACTGGTCACCGCGCACCCGCTGCGGGAAACCCTGCGCGGCCGGCTGATGGTGGCGCTGTACCGGGCCGGCCGGCAGGCCGAGGCGCTGGAGGAGTTCGGCCGGGTGCGCGACCTGCTGGTGGAGGAGCTGGGTATCGACCCCGGCGCCGAACTCACCAGACTGTACGAGGCGATCCTGCGCGACAGCCCCGAAGTGGCCCCCCGCGTACCGCAGTCGGTGGCCGACCGGGCCGCGCTGCTGGTCCCCGCGCCGTACACCACCCAGTCCTCCGGCACCGAGCCCGCGCCCTGCACCCTGCCCTACGACCTGCCCGACTTCACCGGCCGCGACGACGAGCTGGCCCGGCTAATCACCGTGGGCCGCGCCCCGGCCGGGGGCGGCGCCCGGATCGTCGGCGTCGACGGCATGGGCGGCAGCGGCAAGACCGCGCTCGCCGTGCACGCCGCCCACCTGCTCGCCCCCGACTACCCCGACGGGCAGCTCTTCGTGGACCTGCGCGGCTTCAGCCCCGGCGAGAAGGCCCAGGAACCGGGCGCCGTGCTGCACTCCTTACTCCACACGCTCGGCATACCGGACGACCGAATACCGGACGACCTGGAGCGCCGTACCACCTTCTGGCGCACCGTCTCCGCCCAGCGGAAACTGCTCCTGCTGCTCGACAACGCCGCCGACGCCGCCCAGGTACGGCCCCTGCTGCCCGCCTCCGAGGGCTGCCTCGCCATCCTCACCAGCCGGGTCCGCATGCTCGACCTCGACGGCTCCGAATGGCTCTCCCTCGGGCTGCTCTCCGCGGGCGACAGCACCACCCTGCTCACCCGGATGCTCGGCGCCGGCCGCACCGCCGCCGAACCCCGGGCCGTGGACCAGCTCGCCCGGCTGTGCGGCGGCCTGCCGCTCGCCCTGCGCATCACCACCGCCCGGCTGCGCAACCGGCCGCGCTGGACCGTGCAGTACCTGGTCGACCGGCTCGCCGACGAGACCCGGCGGCTGCGCGAGCTGAGCGCGGGGGAGCGGAGCGTCGAGGCCACGCTGAGACTGTCGTACCAGGCCATGGACGAGGACCAGCGCGGCGCGTTCCGGGTGCTCGGGCTGCACCCCGGCAGCGCCATCGACGTGCACTCCGCCGCCGCCCTGCTCGGCACCGACGGCCGCGACGCCGAGGACATCCTGGAGGGGCTGCTCGACGCCCACCTGCTGGAGCAGCACGAGGCGGGCCTGTACGGCTTCCACGACCTGGTGCGCACGTACGCGCTGAGCGTGCGCGAGGTGGAGGACGACGAGGAGGCCGCCGCCGAGCGGCTGGTCGCGTACTACATCCAGGCCACGGACCTGGCCTGCGAGACCCTCTTCCCCGGCCGCAGCCGCTACGGCGACGCCCCCGCCGACCTGGCCGACCTGCCCCGGCTGGACGACGGCGAGCAGGCACTGCGCTGGTTCGACCGGGAGTACGAGGCGCTGCTCGCGGTGGTCGCCCGGGCCGGCACCCAGGGCCTGCACCGCCCGGCCGCGCTGCTCGCCCGCAACCTGCTCTTCTACCTGGACCTGCGCGGACGCTACGAGGAGTTCCGGGTGGTCGGCAGGATCGGGGTCGCCGCCTGCCGCCAGCTGGACGACCCCGCGCTGCTCGGCATCAGCCTGTGCAACCTGGCCGTCGCCCACTGGTGGCTCGGCGACTTCCAGGACGGCATCACCACCGCCCAGGAGGGCCTGGAGCACTCCAGCGGCAGCGACCCGCGCTCCGAGGCGATGTGCCTGGACGTGCTCGGCCTGCTGCACGGCTCCCTCGGCAACTTCGAACAGGCCCGCGCCTACCTGGACCAGGGCATCGCCCTGCACCGGGAGCTGGGACTGTCCCGGATGGAGGCGCAGGCGCTGGTCAACCTGTCCACCGTGCAGATCTGGACCGGTCACTACGCCGAGGGCGCCCGCAACGCGGCCCGCGCCACCGAGCTGAACCGGCGCCTGGGCGAGCGCAGCAACGAGATCCACTCCCTGACCTTCCTCGCCCTCGCCCACCTCGGCACCGGCGAGGACGAGCGCGCCCGCGCCTGTCTCGCCCAGGCCCTGGAACTGTGCGACGAGTCCCGCAAGCCCGCCAACGTCGCCGTCGTCCTCGCCCACTGGGCCCGGGTCTGCCAGCGCCTCGGCGACGTCCGCTCCGCCGCCGAGCACGCCGAGCGCGCCCTCGACCTGGTCTCCGCGGAAGGCACGGCGCTGCGCCAGGCGACCGTCTCCAACGTGGTCGGGCTCGTCCATCTGCGCAGCGGCGCCCCCGACCGGGCGATGGAACTGCACGGCCAGGCCCACGAGCTGGCCTCCCGGCACGGGTACCGGATCGAGATCGCGCACGCCCTGCACGGGATGGCGGAGGCCGCGCAGGCGCTCGACGACGAGAAGACGGCGGAGCGGCATCACGCGCAGGCGAAGGCGCTGTACGACGCGATGGGGGTCACCGAGGCGGGACGGCGGCTGTAG